Proteins co-encoded in one Salvelinus sp. IW2-2015 linkage group LG17, ASM291031v2, whole genome shotgun sequence genomic window:
- the spen gene encoding msx2-interacting protein isoform X1, which produces MVRETRHLWVGNLPENVREEKIIEHFKRYGRVESVKVLPKRGSEGGVAAFVDFVDIKSAQKAHKSINKMGDRDLRTDYNEPGTIPSAVRGLDDSLSLGSRGRDVSGFIRAAGGPVYGPPASLHSREGRYERRLDGTAESRDRAYDHSAYGHHERASSSFDRQRHYDTDYYRDTRERTLNSGTGTACGGGGAVSAGIGGGVVGAGVSGTGGGAVAGGNGGSSSVGVGYYRSHSRSPSHFDTPEPRYEPRAREPFILASVVHRDLYQEEGGRRRDRSYHDSRSRSPHSTHSRNPSPQRLSTQASRPPRSHSGSGSRSRSSSSDSVSSTSSSTSGSSDSSSCSSDGSPARSVQSAAIPAPLSLPLSALDKDEPRKSFGVKVQNLPVRSTDTSLKDGLFHEFKKYGKVTSVQIHGALEERYGLVFFRQQEDQEKALAASKGKLFFGMQIEVIAWNGPGASTTETESENEFRPLDERIDEFHPKATRTLFIGNLEKTTSYHDLLNIFQRFGEIVDIDIKKVNGAPQYAFLQYSDITSVCKAIKQMDGEYLGNNRLKLGFGKSMPTTCVWLDGLASNITEQYLTRHFCRYGHVIKVVFDRPKGMALILYNNIEYAQAAVKETKGWKIGGNKIKVDFANQESQMAFYHSMQASGQDIRDFYEILSERRDERRPQYEFTAERPFFDNSVRTPGGTFTEDPRRKLPDRGREFYTEWDSYQGDFYDPRYFDDPREYRDYRDPYEQDIRKYSYLQRERERERFETDRERDHGRRTMEHSQSPSHPHRPASPTASHSLSERLPNDSDRRICCRSSERSASCSSLSPPRFDKARPDRYNKSDKPEKERPFETEHGTGGDKEKRSGRKEKGEKQRLRKLKLQSPSIPSPETVPKLEREVSPDAGPRSKVSKFPLKEKEGSGKGRLDLPPCVVQLTRVKEKEGKLLGHAILEKQRVRGGNDSIRLASPSRDQKSPPFRIDPQKGDIVKHGKVPKVVDKDGKMKAKKHMKADPRYDDSNSVDVHRLAARKRRFEDSMGKTDQLKRESPEEGSRLGLRKTPDSAMAKENEGEKSLLRKVVHKMEHCKAKSERLVTVCSPQDEQESEIVSMGMGLGLSLELQSRLGEPTEEATDPLDPTCLKIQFWGSSLTKISDGSLDQDAFTQLPQQDNGEQGVGFYKSRGETEERLESDLDHSQTCRKQMEQSRQLRLKLEEPDKSHKSESSQDGDTEDFERCNLVHEVGKALQDVTDDSPSSKNKKSESFDFDLLSGKRARNYRSSCELNEDPDLSVISFSGSGPFPSNEEECASRLAQSVTNKETKDSPKEEDKVYSLVDSLKYSLDMTPNHFRSTITEFPKLKTALLGCNEQLLQRWESRIKSDCLRMDMTFPSSIVKQESICKHLVCELEPGEVPSDSDDDGENKNHSPKSNTSLSSILGQREERLTGLKLSCSLEKNKFYSFALDKTITPDTQALLERAKSLSSAREDNWSFLDRDSRFASLRSSSDKEKVESVPRPIPSWYMKKKKIRTDSEGKLDDNKKDHKAEDLERQELFASRFLHSSIFEQDSRRLQHLERKDPELGIGRHPAKQDAVEGQPGPWGGDLQEPIVLFHSRFLELQQQKETSWGHFPQEIESVDESEQEESPKVLEFMQKADIKSVSPALILPISQFLSSPREISPQQEKEVVLTTSSSEQTVSLIEEEKVEHNLEVFPPQSPLVEIQPPASILITPISPFLSDAEVKVEPKEVLCEPRVTTEGNLTVDHTSFLDNKLPTPGASLSSFEANAAEFTCSASPKVDENIEMVKIETQPEKLYSKDIDKLQKSDDSQEVHIPVSEPGIKPAKPIRKQPKSKRAKPNVSETQILEPPKTAVSEKPVTRKSERIDREKLKRSSSPRGEVLKASSEPKTTAKSPVNVPDSENESILIHGRSRRRNVRSVYATPSEGDAQPPCKEVVESSCSTRKCGVDKDLVLQQDALNTSTYTRRGRPPKSRRRGEDVSPVKGDSQKSSEEDIDMKEPANTGQGSRMSEGWCSPRMQKVQTAQVSSLTGASIGRKASRVDKQSESATSSGEKSVDSTTTEEPEPKIKDESEEAGKLLEEAMQCLPTQKDEGNKVLTDQIEKKYSEGDIERIESTHVEKRQQSEKSTKVYTKAPRFTRNAKLVTEDKSHGLRNLEIRVSVDDVKGLLCSEEDEAESFETTAKNAKPGVPDKEEARTQCYLKDAAEFSPEEKEDVLLDPEQTVDPAAAILARQMELERAVENIAKLTVVQPLQPYKEPPAEPPTLLPPVTVEPENEMEGEKSAIPASETELAAAIDSITAEDISTDTDGFTAPSTYTAIVPTPEPLVLPSANDVLEPETHMAISNIIDPEMGVLIPSAKPLTTDAKASESTVSGASAEDESLLPETHAKKGKAVRPKTPKRSRGRKAVNRKGEPAEEVSEAETSPFKLPESIPEEVEVINSKAATATATATVVTAAATCKCDITCTMTVNTPKEAEQPAVEQPVPEESAFHSGTKRLPHFKKFQISAVAPTLSPSPALTPSPTQLNVPPPCHGKMPVSRDWLHRSEESIIHATPATLVSVVTPSAPAVTALGSQSANPLMPPDTKASDIDSSSSTLRKILMDPKYVSASNSNAIPTTVLTTTLADPRMSENENSSDTMAARHTHPEDRPFPFTLQKPSPLTETQQNFGEKMVHSVISSPTTSVISRIPMPFDTEEAPRISLSNRNAGLSLTKQKSRSSMNENNCYHGVDVAEDVNCRGRSVVESTPYNTGSSRGLRVNTSEGVVVLSYSGQKTEGPQRISAKISQIPPASAVDIEFQQSVSKSQIKQEPFAPSQLCIPKGPLTPTGYGHPGVLLTGHTYNSQPVISTIKQESPGSEKSESSYHTGPQGSAVRMFQQPVTSPQILMYNRAVMQQHVKKEPGAESKPMMVDMAKAHQTSNLSPIMNPHYPSLTGNRMSPSPSTPSDWSVPHLKQEPHSPRATGHSPLPFAKVCSPRNSMSPHASSMVLHPGMPEMSPYVASMHHPHPEQSVIMTPVSHSVTQSVSIGHLSHSDVRMNTPQLSGMNHGRRANSMPSPRTGPPQRANTIREMVLQSHTGPTRGASDSCAEENMKHYNQGLCRPSAPQLQSDVMMMQAEQHRGLHHAGLRLDQYSMASRDIRDMRDIRDMRILMHHQLGEHTIAEGRRSQTPEAGGTSITNLSAASKTPKGMTQMRKEIPKTLEAKMSHPPHTEISRMMGVHPSVPVMVSPHHHPQGVQLIHPGGTGSFPVYRDMQGFHSQFSSHSSMGLNLAPRGITPSQDDDLSHRGKLSQSLSAGSLGGGSETKSDNSHLRHTASMDLSHMPRMQRDTISPSYTSPMALSHKQELALQKGPPVFMPSPPVAPLSSSSQLHPEGKLGHSGYRSVDMVQLLMKYPIVWQGLLALKNDSAAVQLHFVSGNNVLAHRSLPPLEGGAPLRIAQRMRLEASQLEGVARRMMVESDYCLLLALPCGRDQEDVLSQTLLLKGGFITYLQQKQAAGIINVPNPGSNQPAYVVQIFPPCDFSESHLSRLAPDLLNSISSISPHIMIVIASV; this is translated from the exons CACTACGACACAGACTATTACCGAGATACCAGGGAGAGAACGCTTAACTCTGGGACTGGAACTGCCTGTGGAGGTGGTGGGGCTGTCTCTGCAGGGATCGGTGGAGGGGTTGTAGGTGCTGGCGTCAGTGGAACAGGTGGAGGGGCTGTGGCTGGAGGAAATGGAGGATCTTCATCGGTTGGTGTGGGATACTATCGTTCACATAGCCGGAGCCCAAGCCACTTTGATACACCAGAACCTCGATATGAGCCTCGTGCCAGAGAACCATTTATACTGGCCAGCGTAGTTCACAGGGATTTGTACCAAGAAGAGGGAGGTCGGCGTAGAGATCGGTCTTACCACGACAGTCGCAGCCGATCTCCACACTCTACACATTCACGTAACCCCTCTCCACAAAGGTTGTCGACTCAGGCATCCCGGCCTCCACGCTCCCACAGTGGCTCTGGCTCTCGCAGCCGTTCCTCCAGTTCCGACTCAGTCAGCAGTACCAGCAGCAGCACCAGTGGCAG CAGTGATTCCAGCAGTTGTTCAAGTGATGGCTCCCCAGCACGTTCAGTTCAGTCTGCTGCCATCCCTGCACCTTTATCTCTGCCTTTATCTGCCCTTGACAAGGATGAGCCTCGAAAAAGCTTTGGTGTCAAGGTCCAGAATCTTCCTGTGCGTTCTACAG ATACAAGTCTAAAGGATGGCCTGTTCCATGAGTTCAAGAAGTATGGGAAGGTGACGTCTGTGCAAATCCATGGAGCTTTAGAAGAGCGCTATGGACTAGTGTTCTTTCGCCAGCAGGAGGACCAGGAAAAGGCCCTMGCTGCATCAAAGGGGAAGCTGTTTTTTGGCATGCAAATTGAGGTCATTGCCTGGAACGGCCCTGGTGCGTCCACAACTG AGACTGAAAGCGAGAATGAGTTCCGGCCTCTGGATGAGAGGATAGACGAGTTTCACCCCAAAGCCACACGGACTCTGTTTATTGGCAACCTGGAAAAGACCACCAGCTACCATGATCTGCTCAATATCTTTCAGCGCTTTGGGGAGATAGTG GATATTGACATCAAGAAAGTTAATGGTGCCCCTCAGTATGCCTTTCTACAGTACAGTGACATTACCAGTGTCTGTAAGGCCATAAAGCAGATGGATGGAGAGTACCTCGGCAACAATAGGCTAAAG CTTGGATTTGGAAAAAGTATGCCCACAACTTGTGTTTGGTTGGATGGTTTAGCCTCCAACATCACAGAGCAGTATCTCACTCGTCATTTCTGTCGTTATGGACATGTTATCAAG GTTGTATTTGACAGACCCAAAGGAATGGCCCTTATACTGTATAATAACATAGAATATGCGCAGGCAGCTGTCAAGGAGACCAAGGGTTGGAAGATTGGTGGCAACAAAATTAAG GTGGACTTTGCCAATCAGGAAAGTCAGATGGCTTTCTATCACTCAATGCAGGCATCTGGTCAGGACATTCGCGACTTCTATGAAATCCTGTCTGAGcgaag GGATGAGCGCAGGCCGCAATATGAGTTTACAGCTGAACGGCCATTCTTTGATAATAGTGTACGAACACCTGGAGGAACCTTCACAGAAGATCCCCGTCGCAAGTTACCTGACAGAGGCCGCGAGTTCTACACAGAATGGGACTCATACCAGGGGGATTTCTATGACCCGCGTTACTTTGATGATCCGCGTGAATACAGAGATTACAGAGACCCCTATGAGCAGGACATCCGCAAATACAGTTACTTGCAGAGGGAGCGTGAGCGGGAGCGCTTTGAAACAGACCGTGAACGTGACCATGGGCGGAGAACAATGGAACACAGCCAGAGCCCTTCTCACCCTCATCGCCCTGCCAGTCCTACAGCGTCCCACTCCCTCTCTGAGCGTCTACCAAATGACTCTGATCGCCGCATTTGCTGTAGATCCTCAGAGCGAAGTGCCAGCTGCAGTTCACTCTCACCTCCGAGATTTGACAAGGCACGACCCGATCGGTATAATAAGAGCGATAAGCCAGAGAAGGAGAGACCATTTGAAACTGAACATGGTACTGGGGGTGATAAGGAAAAGAGGTCTGGGCGCAAGGAGAAGGGTGAGAAACAGAGGTTGAGAAAACTTAAATTGCAATCTCCCAGCATTCCATCGCCTGAGACAGTGCCTAAACTGGAAAGAGAAGTTAGTCCAGATGCAGGCCCTCGAAGCAAAGTCAGCAAGTTTCCTCTTAAGGAAAAAGAAGGCTCAGGCAAAGGACGGCTAGATCTACCACCTTGTGTGGTGCAGCTAACACGTGtgaaggagaaggaagggaaaTTGCTTGGTCATGCTATCCTAGAAAAACAAAGAGTTAGAGGTGGGAATGACAGTATTCGGCTTGCATCACCTTCAAGGGATCAGAAAAGTCCTCCCTTCCGCATAGATCCCCAAAAAGGAGATATAGTCAAGCATGGGAAGGTGCCAAAAGTTGTAGACAAGGATGGTAAAATGAAAGCCAaaaaacatatgaaagctgacCCTAGGTATGATGATTCTAACTCTGTGGATGTTCACCGTCTAGCTGCACGAAAGAGGCGTTTTGAAGACTCCATGGGGAAGACCGATCAACTGAAGAGGGAGAGTCCGGAAGAGGGCAGTAGACTGGGACTTAGGAAGACACCTGACAGTGCTATGGCAAAGGAGAATGAGGGTGAAAAGAGCTTATTGCGAAAAGTGGTTCATAAGATGGAGCATTGCAAGGCTAAATCTGAGAGACTTGTTACTGTTTGCAGTCCTCAAGATGAACAAGAGTCTGAAATAGTCTCCATGGGAATGGGGCTTGGACTCAGTTTGGAACTTCAGTCACGACTTGGAGAACCAACAGAAGAGGCAACAGATCCATTAGACCCAACCTGTCTGAAAATTCAGTTTTGGGGATCAAGTCTCACGAAAATCTCTGATGGGAGTCTTGACCAGGACGCATTCACGCAACTGCCGCAACAAGACAATGGCGAGCAGGGTGTAGGATTTTACAAAAGTAGAGGGGAGACTGAGGAACGACTTGAGTCTGACCTTGACCACTCTCAGACCTGCAGAAAACAAATGGAACAGAGCCGACAGCTTCGGCTGAAGCTAGAAGAGCCTGACAAATCACATAAATCAGAAAGCTCACAAGACGGCGACACAGAGGACTTTGAAAGGTGCAATCTGGTGCATGAGGTAGGAAAAGCACTTCAAGATGTTACAGACGATTCTCCATCTAGCAAAAATAAGAAATCCGAGAGTTTTGACTTTGACTTGCTAAGTGGTAAGAGAGCCCGCAACTACAGGTCTTCCTGTGAATTAAATGAAGACCCTGACCTGAGTGTCATATCTTTTTCTGGCTCTGGTCCCTTTCCCTCAAATGAAGAAGAGTGTGCTTCCCGGTTAGCACAATCAGTTACCAATAAAGAGACTAAAGACTCTCCAAAAGAAGAGGACAAAGTCTACTCGCTAGTAGATTCATTGAAATACAGCTTGGACATGACACCTAATCATTTCCGTTCCACTATCACAGAATTTCCTAAGCTTAAAACAGCATTGCTTGGGTGTAACGAGCAGCTACTTCAACGATGGGAGAGTAGAATCAAATCTGACTGCCTCAGAATGGACATGACCTTCCCCAGTAGCATTGTGAAACAAGAAAGCATTTGCAAACATCTTGTGTGTGAACTAGAGCCTGGAGAAGTACCATCAGATTCAGATGATGATGGTGAGAACAAAAACCACTCCCCTAAGTCCAACACCTCACTGTCCTCTATCCTCGGGCAACGTGAAGAAAGGTTGACAGGCCTCAAGCTCTCATGCTCCCTGGAGAAGAACAAGTTCTATTCTTTTGCATTAGACAAGACTATCACTCCAGACACACAAGCACTTCTTGAGCGAGCCAAGTCATTGTCCTCCGCAAGGGAGGATAATTGGTCCTTTCTTGACAGAGACTCTCGCTTTGCCAGTCTTCGCAGTAGCTCAGACAAAGAAAAGGTAGAGTCTGTACCACGACCTATCCCGTCTTGGTACATGAAAAAGAAGAAGATTCGTACCGACTCTGAAGGTAAACTGGATGACAATAAGAAAGACCACAAAGCAGAGGATCTGGAACGGCAGGAGCTGTTTGCATCTCGTTTTCTTCATAGTTCAATCTTTGAGCAAGATTCACGGCGTCTACAACATCTTGAGCGCAAAGATCCTGAGTTGGGAATTGGCAGACATCCTGCCAAACAGGATGCTGTCGAAGGACAACCTGGGCCATGGGGAGGGGACCTTCAAGAGCCCATAGTGCTTTTTCATAGCCGCTTTCTGGAGCTTCAACAACAGAAGGAGACCTCATGGGGCCACTTTCCACAAGAAATTGAAAGTGTTGATGAGAGTGAACAAGAAGAGTCTCCCAAGGTTTTAGAGTTCATGCAGAAGGCCGATATTAAATCAGTCAGCCCTGCTCTCATCTTGCCAATTTCACAGTTTCTTTCTTCACCCAGAGAGATTTCTCCACAGCAGGAGAAAGAGGTTGTTTTAACTACTTCATCCTCTGAACAGACTGTTTCACTGATTGAAGAGGAAAAAGTAGAACATAATCTTGAAGTGTTCCCACCCCAATCTCCTCTAGTAGAGATCCAACCCCCTGCCTCGATTTTAATCACACCCATATCACCTTTCCTTTCAGATGCTGAGGTTAAAGTTGAACCTAAAGAGGTATTATGTGAACCCAGAGTTACAACTGAAGGCAATCTTACAGTGGATCATACATCTTTCCTTGATAATAAGCTTCCCACTCCTGGTGCCTCATTAAGTAGTTTTGAGGCGAATGCTGCTGAATTCACCTGCTCTGCTTCCCCCAAGGTTGACGAGAATATAGAAATGGTAAAGATAGAGACCCAACCAGAGAAACTATATTCTAAGGACATTGACAAACTTCAGAAATCTGACGATTCCCAAGAGGTTCACATACCAGTCTCagagcctggaatcaaaccagcaaAGCCAATTCGCAAACAACCCAAGAGTAAAAGAGCTAAGCCAAATGTGTCAGAAACACAAATCCTGGAGCCCCCCAAAACCGCTGTCTCTGAGAAACCAGTAACTCGAAAGAGTGAGCGAATTGACAGAGAGAAGCTGAAAAGGTCTTCATCTCCACGAGGAGAAGTATTAAAGGCATCATCAGAACCTAAAACCACAGCCAAGTCACCAGTTAATGTCCCTGACTCTGAGAATGAATCAATTCTAATCCACGGAAGGAGCAGACGGCGAAATGTTCGGTCAGTTTATGCCACACCATCTGAAGGGGATGCCCAGCCACCATGTAAAGAGGTGGTGGAGTCCTCTTGCTCCACCCGTAAGTGTGGTGTTGACAAGGATCTAGTGCTGCAGCAGGATGCATTGAACACATCTACCTACACAAGGCGAGGTCGCCCACCCAAGTCACGCAGGCGAGGGGAAGATGTGTCACCAGTGAAAGGGGACTCGCAGAAATCATCAGAGGAAGACATTGACATGAAAGAGCCTGCGAACACTGGACAGGGTTCCAGAATGTCTGAGGGGTGGTGTTCACCCCGTATGCAGAAAGTGCAGACAGCTCAAGTGTCTTCACTTACTGGGGCTTCAATTGGTAGGAAAGCAAGTAGAGTAGACAAACAATCCGAGAGTGCAACATCATCAGGAGAGAAGTCAGTTGATAGTACAACTACTGAAGAGCCTGAGCCCAAAATAAAAGATGAGTCAGAAGAAGCAGGGAAATTATTAGAGGAAGCAATGCAATGCTTGCCAACACAGAAAGACGAAGGAAACAAAGTGCTAACTGATCAAATTGAGAAAAAGTATTCTGAAGGGGACATTGAGAGGATAGAATCTACCCATGTGGAGAAAAGACAACAATCTGAAAAGAGCACCAAGGTTTACACAAAAGCACCAAGGTTTACACGAAATGCCAAATTGGTGACAGAAGATAAATCGCATGGCTTGAGAAACCTTGAGATTCGTGTAAGCGTAGATGATGTGAAAGGGTTGCTTTGCTCTGAGGAGGATGAGGCTGAATCTTTTGAGACCACTGCTAAAAATGCCAAACCAGGAGTACCAGATAAAGAAGAAGCAAGGACTCAGTGTTATCTGAAAGATGCCGCAGAGTTCAGCCCAGAGGAAAAGGAAGATGTTCTGTTAGACCCTGAACAAACGGTAGACCCAGCAGCCGCTATTTTGGCACGTCAGATGGAACTGGAACGGGCAGTGGAGAATATTGCCAAACTTACAGTTGTGCAACCTCTTCAACCCTATAAGGAACCACCTGCAGAGCCACCTACCCTGTTGCCCCCTGTCACTGTAGAACCAGAGAATGAAATGGAGGGGGAGAAGTCAGCTATTCCTGCCAGTGAAACCGAACTAGCTGCTGCTATTGATTCCATTACTGCTGAAGACATATCTACTGATACAGATGGTTTCACAGCTCCTTCCACTTATACTGCAATTGTTCCTACCCCAGAGCCTCTGGTCTTACCCTCTGCCAATGATGTCTTGGAACCAGAAACACACATGGCTATCAGCAACATTATTGACCCAGAGATGGGAGTTTTGATTCCCAGTGCCAAACCCCTGACGACAGATGCTAAAGCCTCTGAATCAACAGTCTCTGGGGCCTCTGCTGAAGATGAGTCCCTTCTACCAGAAACACACGCAAAAAAAGGGAAAGCAGTCAGACCTAAGACTCCAAAGAGGTCCAGAGGACGAAAGGCTGTCAACCGGAAGGGAGAACCTGCTGAAGAGGTATCAGAAGCTGAGACCTCCCCCTTCAAGCTACCAGAGTCCATTCCTGAAGAAGTTGAAGTCATCAACTCTAAGGCAGCTACTGCTACAGCAACAGCCACTGTTGTCACTGCAGCTGCTACCTGCAAATGTGATATCACATGTACCATGACTGTGAACACTCCCAAGGAGGCAGAACAACCTGCTGTGGAACAACCCGTACCTGAAGAATCAGCCTTTCACTCTGGCACCAAGAGACTTCCTCATTTCAAAAAGTTTCAAATATCAGCAGtagcccctactctctctccatcccctgctCTCACACCTTCTCCAACCCAATTGAATGTCCCTCCACCCTGCCATGGCAAGATGCCTGTTTCACGAGACTGGCTTCACAGATCTGAAGAAAGTATAATACATGCTACTCCTGCAACTCTAGTTTCTGTAGTGACTCCCTCTGCACCAGCAGTAACAGCACTTGGAAGCCAGTCGGCAAATCCACTTATGCCTCCTGATACTAAGGCATCGGATATTGACTCTAGCTCCAGCACTCTCAGAAAGATCCTCATGGATCCCAAATATGTGTCAGCATCAAACAGCAATGCCATTCCTACTACAGTGCTAACCACAACGCTGGCAGACCCTCGCATGTCGGAGAATGAAAACTCATCTGACACAATGGCTGCTAGGCACACGCATCCTGAAGACAGACCCTTTCCTTTCACTCTTCAAAAACCATCCCCGCTCACCGAGACCCAGCAGAACTTTGGAGAGAAGATGGTGCATTCAGTAATTTCTTCCCCTACTACCTCTGTCATCAGCCGGATTCCAATGCCCTTTGACACTGAGGAAGCACCTCGAATCTCCCTAAGTAACCGTAATGCTGGCCTATCTCTAACCAAACAGAAATCCAGATCAAGTATGAACGAGAACAACTGTTACCATGGAGTGGATGTGGCAGAGGATGTAAACTGCAGAGGACGGTCTGTAGTTGAGAGCACACCCTACAACACAGGCTCCAGTCGTGGCCTCAGGGTAAATACATCCGAGGGTGTGGTAGTACTAAGTTACTCAGGGCAAAAAACAGAGGGACCTCAACGGATCAGTGCCAAAATTAGCCAGATCCCACCGGCCAGTGCAGTCGACATAGAGTTTCAGCAGTCTGTGTCTAAATCTCAGATTAAGCAAGAACCATTTGCCCCATCCCAGCTTTGCATTCCCAAGGGACCCCTGACACCCACAGGGTACGGACACCCGGGGGTACTCTTAACTGGCCATACATACAATTCTCAGCCTGTCATCTCCACCATTAAGCAGGAGAGTCCTGGTTCTGAAAAGTCAGAGTCGTCATATCACACTGGACCCCAGGGTAGCGCAGTAAGGATGTTTCAACAACCGGTCACTAGTCCTCAAATATTGATGTACAATCGGGCTGTGATGCAGCAGCACGTAAAGAAAGAGCCTGGAGCAGAATCCAAACCAATGATGGTGGATATGGCAAAGGCACACCAGACATCCAACCTCAGCCCAATCATGAATCCACATTACCCATCTTTGACTGGAAACCGCATGAGTCCTAGTCCCAGTACCCCATCTGATTGGTCAGTCCCACACCTCAAGCAAGAGCCTCATTCCCCTCGAGCAACGGGCCACTCACCTTTACCCTTTGCGAAAGTTTGCTCTCCCAGAAACTCAATGTCCCCCCATGCCAGCTCTATGGTTTTGCATCCTGGCATGCCTGAGATGTCTCCATATGTTGCCAGTATGCACCACCCCCACCCAGAGCAGTCTGTTATAATGACCCCGGTGTCACACAGCGTCACCCAGTCAGTGTCTATAGGTCACCTCTCGCACAGCGATGTCAGGATGAATACCCCACAGCTCTCTGGAATGAATCATGGAAGACGGGCGAATTCCATGCCATCTCCCCGCACTGGACCTCCTCAGCGCGCCAACACCATCAGAGAAATGGTGCTGCAGTCACATACGGGCCCCACTCGGGGAGCATCAGACAGCTGTGCCGAAGAGAACATGAAGCACTACAACCAGGGGCTGTGCAGACCCTCTGCACCCCAGCTCCAGTCAGATGTGATGATGATGCAGGCAGAGCAGCACAGAGGGCTGCATCACGCAGGCCTACGTCTGGACCAGTACAGCATGGCCTCCCGAGACATCAGAGACATGCGCGACATACGGGACATGCGCATCCTAATGCACCATCAGCTAGGAGAGCACACCATTGCAGAGGGACGTCGGTCACAAACTCCTGAGGCAGGAGGAACCTCAATCACCAACCTCTCTGCTGCCTCCAAGACTCCAAAAGGCatgacgcagatgcggaaggagATTCCTAAAACATTGGAGGCAAAGATGTCTCACCCACCTCATACTGAGATCAGCAGGATGATGGGGGTCCATCCATCTGTCCCTGTTATGGTgtctcctcatcatcatcctcaagGTGTTCAGCTGATTCATCCAGGTGGCACTGGCTCCTTCCCAGTGTACCGGGATATGCAGGGCTTCCACTCCCAGTTTTCTAGTCACTCTTCGATGGGATTGAACCTGGCTCCCCGCGGCATCACACCTTCCCAG GATGATGATCTCAGCCACAGGGGCAAGCTATCTCAGTCACTCTCTGCTGGGTCACTTGGTGGAGGAAGTGAAACCAAATCGGACAACTCCCACCTCCGTCACACAGCCTCCATGGACTTATCCCACATGCCCCGGATGCAGAGGGACACCATTTCACCCTCTTATACTTCTCCCATGGCTCTCTCCCACAAGCAAGAGCTAGCTCTGCAGAAGGGCCCACCAGTCTTCATGCCGAGCCCTCCAGTAGCACCCCTCTCAAGTTCCTCACAGTTGCACCCTGAGGGTAAACTGGGGCACTCAGGATACCGGTCCGTCGATATGGTGCAGCTTTTAATG AAATACCCCATAGTATGGCAAGGCCTGCTGGCTCTGAAGAATGACTCGGCTGCCGTGCAGCTCCACTTTGTCTCTGGCAACAACGTTCTTGCCCACCGTTCACTGCCGCCACTGGAGGGAGGGGCCCCGCTCCGCATCGCACAGAGGATGAGGTTGGAAGCGTCCCAGCTTGAGGGCGTGGCTCGCAGGATGATG GTGGAGAGTGACTACTGCCTCCTGCTAGCTCTGCCATGTGGACGGGATCAGGAGGACGTTCTCAGTCAGACCCTTCTCCTGAAAGGAGGCTTCATCACCTACCTACAGCAAAAACAAGCAGCTGGGATCATCAATGTCCCCAACCCCGGCTCCAATCAG CCGGCATATGTGGTGCAGATTTTTCCACCATGTGATTTCTCTGAGAGCCACCTGTCGCGGCTCGCCCCCGACCTTCTCAACAGTATCTCCAGCATCTCCCCTCACATCATGATTGTCATTGCCTCCGTGTAA